A region from the Aegilops tauschii subsp. strangulata cultivar AL8/78 chromosome 5, Aet v6.0, whole genome shotgun sequence genome encodes:
- the LOC109774652 gene encoding uncharacterized protein, with protein sequence MSSAAAASSSASPVPPEDDVCSVCHDRFRIPCQANCSHWFCGECIIRVWNHGAAVQPCKCPICRRLINLLVPANVSDDQNDDPQLQRVLGEIQHYNHIFGGAPRSLTQRLQDLPFFIRRLFRELMDPQRTLPLVFRARMILMVILSGVYVLSPVDILPESVLGLFGFFDDFLILVIVFLHLAAVYRSLLLYRHGGH encoded by the exons atgagctccgccgccgccgcctcctcgtcggcgtcGCCGGTGCCGCCGGAGGACGACGTATGCTCCGTCTGCCACGACCGCTTCCGGATCCCCTGCCAGGCCAACTGCTCCCACTGGTTCTGCG GAGAGTGCATCATCCGTGTTTGGAATCATGGAGCTGCTGTACAGCCTTGCAAGTGTCCCATTTGCCGCCGCCTGATAAATCTTCTGGTACCTGCTAATGTATCAGATGATCAGAATGATGATCCCCAACTTCAGCGTGTGTTGGGAGAGATTCAGCACTACAATCACATATTCGGTGGAGCACCACGCAGCCTAACTCAG AGGTTGCAAGACCTACCGTTTTTCATACGGAGACTGTTCAGAGAACTAATGGATCCCCAGAGGACCCTCCCACTTGTCTTCAGGGCGAGGATGATTCTGATG GTGATCCTGAGCGGAGTGTACGTGCTGAGCCCGGTCGACATCCTTCCCGAGA GCGTGCTGGGGTTGTTTGGGTTCTTTGACGACTTCCTCATCCTGGTGATCGTGTTCCTCCACCTTGCTGCCGTGTACCGGTCGCTGCTCCTGTACCGCCACGGCGGCCATTGA
- the LOC109774651 gene encoding uncharacterized protein codes for MLARSPALPFPFPTATEASASPAFFQPCHLLASPTVIFSNKKHGTRLTVQPNIQHGKAQHASRIHTRWRALSSDPAQAAAVVDAGDSKTWEECKQILTSLNFSTEDAEKMLKKAFGWLHSPYWTDERKKEVPSAEVVNGVLDYVRGLGLSDDDLYKLLKKFPEVLGCDLESEVKLNVGKLDSDWGINGKTLRSVLLRNPKVLGYNVDCRGDCAAQCTRCWVRF; via the exons ATGTTGGCCAGGTCGCCGGCGCTGCCCTTCCCCTTCCCGACGGCCACTGAAGCTTCCGCTTCGCCGGCCTTCTTTCAACCT TGTCATCTCTTGGCTTCCCCAACTGTGATCTTTTCCAACAAGAAACATGGAACAAGATTAACTGTCCAGCCAAACATTCAGCACGGAAAAGCACAGCACGCAAGCAGGATTCACACAAGATGGCGGGCGCTCTCATCTGACCCGGCTCAGGCCGCCGCTGTCGTGGATGCCGGTGACAGCAAGACATGGGAAGAGTGCAAGCAGATACTCACCTCACTGAATTTCTCCACCGAAGACGCCGAGAAGATGCTGAAGAAGGCGTTCGGATGGCTCCATTCGCCGTACTGGACCGATGAGAGAAAGAAGGAGGTTCCGAGCGCGGAGGTGGTAAATGGAGTGCTGGACTACGTCAGGGGCCTCGGGCTCTCTGATGACGACCTTTACAAGCTGCTCAAGAAATTCCCGGAGGTTCTTGGGTGCGATCTCGAGAGCGAGGTGAAGCTGAATGTCGGCAAGCTGGACAGTGACTGGGGGATAAACGGCAAGACTCTCCGGAGCGTTCTGTTACGGAATCCCAAGGTTTTGGGCTACAATGTGGACTGCAGAGGGGACTGCGCGGCGCAGTGCACCCGCTGCTGGGTTAGGTTTTAG